DNA from Sulfitobacter albidus:
AAAATGCGCGCCCTTCTGCGCGGCCTCCGAAAACAGCACGCCATTGTTGGCCACGATCCCGATGGGACAGCCCTTGAGATGGGCGAACCCGGTCACCAGCGTCTCGCCAAAGCGCGGCTTGAACTCGTCAAAGCGCGAGCCATCCACCACCCGCGCGATCACCTCGCGAATGTCGTAGGGCGTGCGCAAATCGCCGGGCACGACGCCCAGAATTTCCTCCGGATCATAAGCGGGTTCTTCGGGGCTATCCCATTGAACCGTCGTGGGTTTTGCGCGGTTCAGATGCCCCACCGCGCGCCGCGCCAGCGCGAGCGCATGTGCGTCATCTTCGGCCAGATAATCGGCCACGCCCGACAGCCGCGTGTGCACATCGCCGCCGCCCAGATCCTCGGCGCTCACGACCTCACCGGTCGCCGCCTTGACCAGGGGCGGCCCGGCGAGAAAGATCGTGCCCTGCTCCTTCACGATGATCGTCACATCGCTCATCGCGGGCACATAGGCGCCGCCCGCCGTGCACGACCCCATCACCACCGCGATCTGCGGGATGCCCTTGGCGCTCATCCGCGCCTGATTATAGAAAATCCGGCCAAAATGGTCGCGGTCGGGGAAAACCTCGTCCTGATTGGGCAGGTTCGCACCGCCCGAATCCACCAGATAGATGCAGGGAAGGTGATTTTCCTCGGCGATCTCCTGCGCTCTTAGGTGTTTCTTAACGGTCATGGGGTAATACGTTCCTCCCTTGACCGTCGCATCGTTGCACACAACCATGACGTCCTGGCCCTGCACCTGCCCGATGCCCGCAATCACGCCGGCCGCAGGCGCCGCGCCATCGTAGAGACCGTGTGCCGCCAGCGCGCCGACCTCCAGAAACGGCGATCCGGGGTCAAGTAGGTTCGCCACCCGCTCACGCGGCAGCATCTTGCCCCGGCTCACGTGCCGCTCACGCGATTTCTCCCCGCCGCCAAGGCTCGCGGCCTCCGCCGCCTGCGCAATCTGCGCCAGTGCCTCCAGATGGGCGGCACGGTTGGCCTTGAACTGCTCGGATGAGGGGAGCGCCTGTGACTGCAGTTTCATGTGTTAGCCTCGCTTTCACCCGCCGCGCGGGCCTTCAATTCTCGGCGGATCACCTTGCCCGTGACGGTCATCGGCAGCGCCTCCAGAAACTCTATTTCCCTTGGATAGGAATAGCTTGCCAGCCGATCCTGAACCCATTTCTTAAGGGCATCACCGTCCACATCGGCGCCCGGTTTGCGCACCACATAGGCCTTGACCACCTCTGTCCTCAGGGCATCCGGCTTGCCCACCACGCCACAGGTGGCCACGGCGGGATGGGTCAGCAGGCAATCCTCGATCTCCGCCGGGCCGATGCGGTAGCCGGCCGACGTAATCACATCGTCCTCGCGCCCGACAAACCGCAGAAAGCCTTCGTCCCAGCGGCCGCGATCCCCGGTCAGCATCCAGTCGCCGCGGAACTTTTCGGCGGTCTCTTCGGGTCGGTTCCAATAGCCCAGCATCATCGATCCGGCACCGCGCCGCACGGCGATGTCGCCCTCGCCGTCGGCGCTGGGGTCCAGCACCTTGATCTCGAACCCCGGCACGGGTTTGCCGATGCAACCCGCGCGCGCCGGGTACGCCGCCGCACAGCTGGATGCGATCATATTACACTCTGTCTGACCATAGAACTCATTGATTTCCAGACCAAAAGCATGGCGCCCCCACGCCAGCATCTCCGCGCCCAAGGGCTCCCCCCGCTCGCGACCGAGCGCAGATCGGGAATCTGCGCCTCCGCCGCCTTGAGCATGCGCAGCGCGGTGGGCGGAAAGAACACGTTGCGAATTTTATGGCGTGCGATCAGCGCCTTGCATTTTTGCGGGTCAAATTTTGGCATCCTTGCGGCGACCACCGGCACGCCTAGCGCCAGCGCGGGCATCGCCACGTCAAACAGCCCGCCGATCCACGCCCAATCCGCCGGAGTCCACAGGCAATCGCCCTCGTGCCCCAGCCCGCCGTGGCTCATCGCGACGCCGGGCAAATGGCCGGTCAGCATCCGGTGGCCATGCAGCGCGCCCTTGGGGCTGCCTGTGGTCCCGGAGGTATAGATAAGTACCGCCGGATCCTCCGGCCCGGTGTCGGCAAACGGCACCGCGTTGCCCTCGACACCACAGTGCGCGGCCGCCTTCGGCTCCGCGAGATCCCCCACAAGATCCGCGCCCTCGGCATCCGTTAATACCAGCCGCACGCCCGCATCGCCGATCCGGCTCGCCAGCGCGTCATGCTTGAAGAGTTTGAACAAAGGCACTGAAATCGCACCAATTTTCCAGATTGCCAGATGCGCGGCCAAGCACCACGACGATTGGCTCAGCAGCACACCGATCCGATCTCCGGCAGAGGTCCGCGCCAACAACGCGCGTGCGATGCCATCGACGTCGCGGCGCAGGGCGTCGCGGCTCACCCGCTCCGCCCCGTCAATGACCGCAAGCGCAGTCCCATCGCCCGCCAGACACTGGCGCGCCATGTTGAGCCGGTCGGGAATGTCCCACGCGCCGTCCTGCGTCAGACCCGGCAGCGGTCCCATCTCAACGCGCCCACAGGCGCAACGCCAGCGCCTGCCGGGCGGTCTGCCGCATCAGACAGTCCAGCGCCGCGGGGCCCGCACCCGTCCCGCCGCCCCATTGCGATGCCGCATAGGCGCAGGCCGCGTCGCGAAAGCCGATCCAGCGGCGCTGCATCTCGCGCAGCGCGCCTGCCTGTCGCGGGATATTGGCCGTGCGGGCTGACATGGCGTCCAGTTCCGCGTCGTATTCAACCGCCTGGCTCAGCGTCGCCTGATAGTGATCATTCAAAAGCCTGTCCCAGAAATCACGTTCCCGATCAAGGCAATAGCCTGTCCCGACTGTCGATCCACCCGCAGGCGTGGCGATGCACATATCCGCCGATCTGCCCACACAGGCGAGCTGTGCGGCGTATCCGTTGGCCCGGTTCAGGCAGACTTCGGTCGCGGTATCGGCATAGGGCGGCTCCTGCGCGGCGGCTGTGCCCGCCACGCACACAAGCGCCAGCACCAGCCTCATCACGCCATGGCTCCCATCATCTCCCGTCCGACCAGCATGCGGCGGATCTCGGACGTGCCCGCCCCGATTTCCATCAGCTTGGCATCGCGGAAGATCCGGCTGACGGGGCTGTCGGACAAAAATCCCGCCCCACCCATGGCCTGCACCGCCTGATGCGCCTGCACCATCGCCTGCTCGGACGCATAAAGGCAGCAGGCCGCCGCATCCGCGCGCGTGACCTCGCCGCGGTCGCACGCCTTTGCGACCTCATACACGTAAGCGCGGGCCGAGTTCATCGCCGTATACATATCCGCCATTTTGCCCTGCATCAGTTGGAACGATCCCACGGGCTGCCCGAACTGCTTGCGCTCGGCCATATAGGGCATGATCTCGTCCAGACAGGCGGCCATGATCCCCAGTCCGATGCCCGCCAGAACGACCCGCTCGTAGTCCAGCCCCGACATCAGCACGGCCACGCCGCGCCCCTCTTCGCCCAGCACGTTCTCGAACGGCACTTCGCAATCGTCGAAAATCAGCTCTGCCGTATTCGATCCGCGCATCCCCAGCTTGTCAAAATGCGCGCTCGTGGAGAACCCAACCATCGATTTTTCGATCAGAAAGGCGGTGATCCCCTTGCTGCCCGCGTCCTTGTCGGTCTTGGCATAAACCACCAGCGTTTCGGCATCACAGCCGTTGGTGATCCAGTATTTATTGCCGTTCAGACGGTAGTGATCGTTGCGCTTCTCCGCGCTCAGCTTCATCGATACCACGTCCGACCCGGCGGAGGTCTCGCTCATCGCCAGCGCGCCGACGTGTTCGCCCGAACACAGCTTGGGCAGGTATTTCGCGCGTTGCGCGTCTGTGCCGTTCAGGCTGATCTGGTTGACGCACAGGTTGGAATGCGCGCCGTAGGATAGCGAGACGGAGGCCGACGCCCGCGCGACCTCTTCCACCGCAACCGTATGCGCCAGATAGCCCATGCCGGTGCCGCCCCATTGCTCATCGACGGTCATGCCCAGCAGGCCCATCTCCCCCATCTCGGTCCACAGATCGGCGGGAAAGAGGTTCTCCTTGTCGATGTCCTGCGCCATCGGGCGCACGCGCTCCTGCGCCCAGCGGTGGATACCCTCGCGCAGGGCATTCACATCCTCACCCAGATCAAACTTCATGGTGGCGTTGAACATGCCCTACCCTCCCCGGCGACGTTTATTGAACACTTGTTCATTACTTGCAGTTTTTCCCCGATCCGTCAAGCGGTGCGGGAACCGATGGCACAGCCAATGGTTGACCTGCGACATCTCAACACAGGAGACGCCGAATGTCCGATACCCTCAAGGAAGAATTCTATGACCGCCTCGAAGAGGCCCGCGCCGGGATGCTGTCGGCCAACGGGGCGCCCGCCGTGCCGATGAGCCACTACGCCGATGACGACGGCGGCCCGATCTGGTTCATCACCGCCAAGGGAACCGACCTCGCCAAATCAGCGCAGACCAGCGTGCCCGCGCAGTACCAGCTCGCCAGCGCGGGCGAAGGGCTCTACGCCCGCGTCGACGGATCACTCGTCTGCGTCGAAGATCCCGCGCAGCTCGACCGTCTGTGGAACGCCATCGCGGCCGCGTGGTTCGAGGGTGGCAAGCAGGATCCGGACGTTCAGTTGATGCGCTTTGACCCGCGCGAGGCCGAAGTCTGGACGACGGGCGGCACCGCGCAATTCCTCTATGAGGTGGCGAAATCACACCTGACGGACGAAAAGCCCGACATGGGACGCCACGGCACGATCACGTTCTAGAGGCCGACTGCGGACCACACCGGTGCGGCAGGCGCGCGCGAAAACCTGTCGTGCGCGTCTGCGCACCTCTGGATCACGCGCCGTCTGCCGCTACCGCACCCGATTGATAGAGAGCGCCGATCTCTTCGCGGATGATGCGCGCGATCAGAGCGCAATCGTCCAGAGTGAACGTCAGCGGCACCCGCATGTCCACGATGCCCGACAGCACCCGGTCGCTGTCGGGCATCGCCGGCGCGTCGACGTAGCGCCAGCTGTCATAGCGGCTGGTAAAGCCCACCGGCTCCGCCCCGCCGAACCATTTCAGCTCC
Protein-coding regions in this window:
- a CDS encoding carboxyl transferase domain-containing protein, yielding MKLQSQALPSSEQFKANRAAHLEALAQIAQAAEAASLGGGEKSRERHVSRGKMLPRERVANLLDPGSPFLEVGALAAHGLYDGAAPAAGVIAGIGQVQGQDVMVVCNDATVKGGTYYPMTVKKHLRAQEIAEENHLPCIYLVDSGGANLPNQDEVFPDRDHFGRIFYNQARMSAKGIPQIAVVMGSCTAGGAYVPAMSDVTIIVKEQGTIFLAGPPLVKAATGEVVSAEDLGGGDVHTRLSGVADYLAEDDAHALALARRAVGHLNRAKPTTVQWDSPEEPAYDPEEILGVVPGDLRTPYDIREVIARVVDGSRFDEFKPRFGETLVTGFAHLKGCPIGIVANNGVLFSEAAQKGAHFVELCSQRGIPLLFLQNITGFMVGRKYENEGIARHGAKMVTAVACTNVPKITMLVGGSFGAGNYGMAGRAYSPRFMWTWPNSRISVMGGPQAAGVLATVKRDAIERGGGAWSDAEEAAFKQPTIDMFEEQSHPLYATARLWDDGIIDPRKTRDTLFLSLSASLNAPIEETRFGVFRM
- a CDS encoding AMP-binding enzyme; the encoded protein is MMLGYWNRPEETAEKFRGDWMLTGDRGRWDEGFLRFVGREDDVITSAGYRIGPAEIEDCLLTHPAVATCGVVGKPDALRTEVVKAYVVRKPGADVDGDALKKWVQDRLASYSYPREIEFLEALPMTVTGKVIRRELKARAAGESEANT
- a CDS encoding lysozyme inhibitor LprI family protein — protein: MRLVLALVCVAGTAAAQEPPYADTATEVCLNRANGYAAQLACVGRSADMCIATPAGGSTVGTGYCLDRERDFWDRLLNDHYQATLSQAVEYDAELDAMSARTANIPRQAGALREMQRRWIGFRDAACAYAASQWGGGTGAGPAALDCLMRQTARQALALRLWAR
- a CDS encoding acyl-CoA dehydrogenase family protein; translation: MFNATMKFDLGEDVNALREGIHRWAQERVRPMAQDIDKENLFPADLWTEMGEMGLLGMTVDEQWGGTGMGYLAHTVAVEEVARASASVSLSYGAHSNLCVNQISLNGTDAQRAKYLPKLCSGEHVGALAMSETSAGSDVVSMKLSAEKRNDHYRLNGNKYWITNGCDAETLVVYAKTDKDAGSKGITAFLIEKSMVGFSTSAHFDKLGMRGSNTAELIFDDCEVPFENVLGEEGRGVAVLMSGLDYERVVLAGIGLGIMAACLDEIMPYMAERKQFGQPVGSFQLMQGKMADMYTAMNSARAYVYEVAKACDRGEVTRADAAACCLYASEQAMVQAHQAVQAMGGAGFLSDSPVSRIFRDAKLMEIGAGTSEIRRMLVGREMMGAMA
- a CDS encoding pyridoxamine 5'-phosphate oxidase family protein — protein: MSDTLKEEFYDRLEEARAGMLSANGAPAVPMSHYADDDGGPIWFITAKGTDLAKSAQTSVPAQYQLASAGEGLYARVDGSLVCVEDPAQLDRLWNAIAAAWFEGGKQDPDVQLMRFDPREAEVWTTGGTAQFLYEVAKSHLTDEKPDMGRHGTITF